One window of the Desulforhopalus sp. genome contains the following:
- a CDS encoding DUF4062 domain-containing protein, with translation MKVNMHTSHPSAFISSTFIDLQEERKSVANALSDMGLNVNALDIKPASTDSSKNEILNGIRESDFAILLIGDRYGSILPRMTGSDSLSITWWEYNNARKFGKPIIAYFKNMRGHDSYGHDDIIEPTYKKKRNLFDRFRKIVTNRHNPAYFSDILELSDKIKRSIIPTYRSGVKELNLKNTQLALKISELETEIEKLKSASNNRTIGVKSDSSKPILGGLIGLGDLSKYR, from the coding sequence ATGAAAGTTAATATGCATACGTCTCATCCCTCCGCTTTCATCAGTTCGACATTTATCGATTTGCAAGAAGAACGGAAATCAGTTGCGAATGCACTTAGCGATATGGGCTTAAACGTAAATGCATTGGATATTAAGCCTGCATCGACTGATTCATCGAAAAATGAGATCCTGAACGGTATCCGAGAGAGCGACTTCGCTATATTGTTAATAGGCGATAGATACGGTTCAATTCTACCGAGAATGACGGGCAGCGATTCACTAAGTATCACTTGGTGGGAATACAATAACGCTCGCAAATTTGGTAAGCCCATTATAGCTTATTTCAAAAATATGAGAGGCCATGATTCATATGGTCACGATGACATTATTGAACCAACATATAAAAAGAAACGTAACTTATTCGATCGATTTAGAAAAATAGTTACAAATAGACACAACCCAGCGTATTTTTCTGATATATTAGAACTTTCGGACAAGATTAAAAGATCAATAATTCCAACCTACAGATCAGGCGTAAAAGAATTAAATTTGAAAAATACTCAATTGGCTTTAAAAATATCAGAACTGGAGACTGAGATAGAGAAGTTGAAATCGGCAAGTAATAATAGAACTATTGGCGTAAAATCTGATTCTTCAAAACCAATATTGGGTGGTCTTATTGGCTTAGGAGATTTAAGTAAATACAGATAA
- the tcmP gene encoding three-Cys-motif partner protein TcmP: MSLEKSSKTILLEHSIAKVELYSTYLKYYFAVLGNVKFIDHIKVFDLFCGEGLYKDNNEGSPLAALSRADEFLYKPPTFTPYIHFYFNDLGKSKIEKNISKIERLRQIVRLRKYHRNIYINFSEEEFAIALEKSLPIAKEDKTSRSLFFVDPYGYKEIQPQIIKSILSDYKSELILFLPISTMYRFVGPAQEKDNGQHEHLKLFLEKLYCDGQQCFTSVANFIESLRLQFANYLHLPKLYVDTFTLQRDRVNQYCMFLFSQNDIGYEKMLEAKWELDAEQGKGFKLGKQKSLFSQETFSPYPKILLNYLVEAGAVTNIDLYHFGLTNKYLPKHTTQSLQSLVADGYPISTYSLDQKDAKGYYISSRNKDDNYERKIMIILENHEHFKNRMD, from the coding sequence ATGTCCCTAGAAAAAAGCAGCAAAACCATACTCCTAGAACATAGTATAGCTAAAGTAGAACTCTACTCCACTTATTTGAAATACTATTTTGCTGTACTAGGAAATGTCAAATTCATTGACCACATAAAGGTTTTTGATTTGTTTTGCGGTGAAGGTCTTTACAAAGATAATAATGAGGGTAGCCCCCTTGCTGCACTCAGCAGAGCTGATGAGTTTCTTTATAAACCACCGACCTTCACCCCATATATTCATTTCTATTTTAACGATTTGGGAAAATCAAAAATTGAGAAGAACATATCAAAGATTGAACGTTTAAGACAAATTGTTCGCCTAAGAAAGTACCATAGAAACATTTACATAAATTTCTCAGAAGAAGAATTTGCTATTGCCCTTGAAAAATCCCTCCCAATAGCAAAAGAAGACAAAACTTCCAGATCCCTATTTTTTGTCGATCCCTATGGCTATAAGGAAATACAACCACAAATCATTAAATCAATACTCAGCGATTACAAATCAGAATTAATTTTATTTCTCCCTATTTCTACAATGTACCGCTTTGTTGGACCTGCTCAAGAGAAAGACAATGGTCAACATGAGCATTTAAAATTATTCCTTGAGAAATTATACTGCGACGGACAACAATGTTTCACATCTGTTGCAAATTTCATTGAATCGCTAAGATTACAGTTTGCAAACTATTTGCACCTCCCTAAATTATACGTAGACACCTTTACCCTTCAGAGAGATCGAGTAAATCAATATTGTATGTTCCTTTTTTCACAGAATGATATTGGATACGAAAAAATGCTAGAGGCAAAATGGGAACTAGACGCAGAACAAGGAAAAGGCTTCAAACTTGGCAAGCAAAAATCCTTATTTTCACAAGAAACATTTTCTCCATACCCTAAAATATTACTCAATTACCTTGTTGAAGCTGGAGCAGTAACAAATATCGACCTTTATCACTTCGGCCTAACTAATAAATATCTACCAAAACACACTACTCAATCATTACAAAGCTTAGTCGCAGATGGATATCCAATATCAACCTATTCCCTCGACCAAAAGGACGCTAAAGGTTATTATATATCTAGCAGGAATAAAGATGATAACTACGAAAGAAAAATTATGATAATACTTGAGAATCATGAGCATTTCAAAAATAGAATGGACTGA
- a CDS encoding phage Gp37/Gp68 family protein, which produces MTGCTPISDGCKNCYASKMARRLQAMGQKRYQNGFQVTLHPDLLDEPMKWKKPRMVFVNSMGDMFHEKIPLEYIQHVFQTMVRAERHIFQVLTKRSSRMIELAQHLPWPKNVWLGVTIESAKYCYRADNLRKSSAKIKFLSIEPMIGPFTELSLVDIDWVIVGGESGPQARAIEKEWPLAVRDKCVNSNVPFFFKQWGGRNKKKAGRLLEGQVWDQFPSRK; this is translated from the coding sequence ATGACAGGGTGCACACCGATAAGCGACGGATGTAAAAATTGCTACGCCTCGAAGATGGCTCGCAGGCTGCAAGCTATGGGACAGAAGCGCTACCAAAATGGGTTCCAAGTGACACTTCACCCTGACCTGCTTGATGAACCTATGAAGTGGAAGAAGCCTAGGATGGTGTTTGTCAATTCAATGGGCGACATGTTTCATGAGAAAATACCACTAGAGTACATCCAGCACGTCTTCCAAACTATGGTAAGAGCAGAAAGGCATATCTTCCAAGTTCTCACCAAACGATCTTCACGCATGATCGAACTTGCCCAACACCTTCCATGGCCGAAAAATGTTTGGCTAGGTGTTACAATCGAATCAGCAAAATATTGTTATAGAGCAGATAATCTACGTAAGTCTTCAGCAAAAATCAAGTTCTTGTCCATCGAACCAATGATTGGACCATTTACCGAACTTTCACTGGTTGACATTGATTGGGTCATAGTCGGAGGTGAGTCTGGACCACAGGCAAGAGCTATTGAAAAAGAGTGGCCACTCGCCGTAAGGGACAAATGCGTGAATAGCAATGTGCCTTTTTTCTTCAAGCAATGGGGCGGAAGAAATAAAAAGAAAGCTGGTCGCTTACTTGAAGGCCAAGTATGGGATCAATTTCCATCTCGTAAATAA